In Bacteroidales bacterium, one DNA window encodes the following:
- a CDS encoding DUF3987 domain-containing protein: protein MFNNELSMALPGSLNEINRRFAEMLNVNEAVVISQTLTVLGWSLCNRYESTITSTWYYRPNLWCMSVLPSGANKSGSLDTAFKPLESLNAEVYSKYLKQKEAWEAVQKAERQKSRKQKDPESVTKSIEEIDRALNYKLYNAGHNITVDKPVKYECYLENMTMQGMLRSLMNNEGRAAIIRYDEIAGFYTSLNNSGSDETDLNKLYDYSSYKKTRQDSTLDAFIREKTVSLISTTQKKFLFDIFKQMRIDNGNLFRFLFVFESSDGDDKRFVNPFNINIGKKTAFEDAMRDYMELFNHFLPSYESTPSRINLQITDEVMIHLAIVRDEITQYYADKCESGLLASIIAKFDGYLVKFAIILNRIWAYYENTEDDITLKDVDFDRASVLVKYYLDNTLKVLEYVSNPANRLVDNPKELDFIAEMPDNFSTSAFIDKYIVKYNCGKRTAEKYLSTLKNKGLIRKNKQGEYYKATIEQK, encoded by the coding sequence ATGTTCAACAATGAGCTGTCAATGGCTTTGCCAGGGAGTTTGAACGAAATCAACAGGCGTTTCGCAGAAATGCTTAATGTGAATGAAGCCGTTGTCATCAGTCAAACCCTTACTGTCCTTGGTTGGTCGCTTTGTAACCGGTATGAATCGACCATTACCAGCACGTGGTATTACCGCCCGAATTTGTGGTGTATGTCAGTACTGCCAAGCGGAGCAAACAAATCCGGATCGCTCGACACAGCATTTAAACCCCTGGAATCGCTAAATGCTGAGGTCTACAGCAAATATTTAAAGCAAAAAGAGGCGTGGGAAGCAGTTCAAAAAGCAGAAAGGCAAAAGTCCCGGAAACAAAAAGACCCTGAAAGCGTGACGAAAAGCATTGAGGAAATAGACAGGGCATTGAATTACAAGCTCTATAATGCGGGTCACAACATCACAGTCGACAAACCTGTAAAATATGAATGCTACCTTGAGAACATGACCATGCAAGGGATGCTCCGTTCGCTCATGAACAACGAGGGACGGGCGGCGATAATACGATACGACGAGATAGCGGGGTTCTACACGAGTTTGAACAATAGTGGATCGGATGAGACGGATTTAAACAAGCTCTATGACTACAGTTCCTATAAAAAAACAAGGCAGGACAGCACGCTGGATGCTTTCATAAGAGAGAAGACAGTATCCTTGATTTCCACGACGCAGAAAAAATTTCTGTTCGACATATTCAAACAGATGCGAATCGACAACGGCAATTTGTTCCGGTTCCTGTTCGTCTTTGAAAGCAGCGACGGTGATGACAAACGATTCGTAAACCCATTCAACATCAACATCGGAAAAAAAACGGCATTTGAGGATGCAATGCGTGATTATATGGAATTGTTCAATCATTTCCTGCCTTCTTATGAAAGCACCCCTTCGAGGATCAACCTGCAAATCACCGATGAGGTGATGATACACCTCGCAATTGTACGTGATGAAATAACCCAATATTATGCTGACAAGTGTGAAAGCGGTTTGCTGGCTTCCATAATTGCAAAATTCGACGGTTATCTGGTCAAGTTTGCTATAATCCTGAACCGGATTTGGGCATATTATGAAAACACCGAAGACGACATCACACTCAAAGACGTTGATTTCGACCGTGCCTCAGTTCTCGTTAAATATTACCTGGACAACACACTGAAAGTATTGGAATATGTTTCAAATCCTGCAAACCGTCTTGTCGACAACCCGAAGGAACTTGACTTCATCGCAGAAATGCCGGATAATTTCAGCACATCGGCGTTCATTGACAAATACATTGTAAAATACAATTGTGGCAAGAGAACGGCTGAAAAGTATCTATCGACCCTGAAAAACAAAGGTCTCATACGAAAGAACAAACAGGGAGAATATTACAAGGCGACCATTGAACAGAAATAA
- a CDS encoding P27 family phage terminase small subunit, whose amino-acid sequence MNSINLPKRDKLIKNKARAEKAATTRKENKYVLLKRNIIKLLEGKGVKEEIDITMVDQLVFNYKLIDRVMNDLLSGDYMTQVRKDENYPLLQVSAQSTIYNNCLKNILALSTKLGITVQERQKLGLSKSVESHDDGF is encoded by the coding sequence ATGAATTCGATCAATTTGCCAAAAAGGGATAAATTAATCAAGAACAAGGCACGAGCGGAGAAAGCGGCAACAACACGAAAGGAGAACAAATACGTTCTTCTCAAACGCAACATCATTAAACTCCTTGAAGGCAAAGGCGTCAAGGAAGAGATTGACATCACAATGGTCGATCAGCTTGTCTTTAATTACAAATTGATTGACAGGGTCATGAATGACCTCTTGTCAGGTGATTATATGACGCAAGTCAGAAAGGATGAGAACTATCCACTTTTGCAAGTGTCGGCGCAATCGACGATATATAACAATTGTCTGAAGAATATATTGGCATTATCCACAAAACTTGGCATCACTGTTCAAGAGAGACAGAAACTCGGTCTATCAAAATCAGTTGAATCGCATGATGACGGCTTTTAA